From the Gemmatimonadales bacterium genome, one window contains:
- a CDS encoding Mov34/MPN/PAD-1 family protein: MARAARGSRVGHRPPTLWLARDAHAAMLREAVQRHPHETGGVLLGYAGDGDDVVVTAVVGPGPNAVHERSRFVPDHAHHESEVARLYEQSGRRWTYLGDWHTHPDTMAYLSATDAETLESIAGAEAARVPWPVMVILGQHPGAPVGRERPRRLAGEHWYVRAWRYARRRALLGRITRGRPTDADARRCEVALFNAPA, encoded by the coding sequence GTGGCGAGAGCCGCGCGTGGGTCACGGGTAGGGCATCGGCCGCCGACCCTGTGGCTCGCGCGTGACGCCCACGCGGCGATGCTCCGGGAGGCGGTGCAGCGACATCCACACGAGACGGGCGGCGTCCTGCTCGGATATGCGGGCGACGGCGACGACGTCGTGGTGACCGCGGTCGTGGGGCCGGGGCCGAACGCGGTTCACGAGCGGAGCCGCTTCGTCCCGGACCACGCCCACCACGAGTCGGAGGTCGCACGCCTCTACGAGCAGTCGGGCCGCCGCTGGACCTACCTCGGCGATTGGCACACGCACCCCGACACGATGGCCTACCTGAGCGCTACTGACGCAGAGACCCTCGAGAGCATCGCCGGCGCCGAGGCAGCGCGCGTGCCGTGGCCCGTCATGGTGATTCTCGGGCAGCACCCCGGCGCCCCGGTCGGTCGGGAGCGCCCAAGACGGCTCGCCGGCGAACACTGGTACGTCCGCGCGTGGCGCTACGCTAGGCGGCGCGCCTTATTGGGCCGCATCACGCGGGGGCGGCCCACGGACGCGGACGCTCGGCGCTGCGAAGTGGCGTTGTTCAACGCGCCGGCCTGA